One segment of Verrucomicrobiota bacterium DNA contains the following:
- a CDS encoding M1 family metallopeptidase: protein MLIFSSEYGRSQAAAGSEPESAPTSQPAIPLRYLVHLEPNLEAERFEGAEDIQLQVRATVRDITLDAVDLEISRAVLRTPSGELALRPETDDVAQQLRLVAEQEVPPGEYHLGLRFRGKIHREPHGLCFVPPTGAPDAPPILASRLAPCSAREVFPCFDQPGLRARIQLSIRTARKNEAVSNLPTIAEQPVGTDKVVIFAEAPPMPVYLVSVVCGELTAVQEHLPTTTLRILTLPGSEPLAQYALGLTKQLLQYYEDYFDAPFPLPKLDQVALPSPWSGTAIGWGAVTYPSGTVLLSPGQTTLAQERVVFEQIARAMAQQWLGAFVGFASWSDLWLGKGLASWIQAKATEHFHPDWKFWLAQTPQLDDLMLNDAGDGSQPIQRPIHSPQEAFQAYEGYAPLKTERLLRMIEAFVGEAAFHDGLKSFLVSYALRTAQSQDFWSSIDSKSNREVAVWAARWFTQPGLPLVKITSQCINDRRIVSLEQMRLTLRQEAAAGEPEQWTIPVGILNVAPAERTRYALLQKVTENFETGHCQAAIKANPGALGYFRIWYEPALVGDLEKRSDLLDESDRVNLLSDVFATVQTQRTPVSVFMDLVDRWRDDRSLNVWRAIRHALIALDQIETGDSGRERFQSCVCTLLGDRFERLGWEPVAGEPAERSQERADLIETLGHFGDRAIIDEAFRRFEALQKDPAAVPPSLKGTVLRLVGRYSSDGTFKALQELARKESSPADKQLCLDALGAALDPDLVSMFLEQEAALPNMNLASFTIILANVAKAGEHADLVWRYLKGRPDLLENAELWRNGDLVSALAFGLNTPQFRQEFLSAAQNFSGVIPSSRLSDALMLHDLKVDLEAAIEPALDAWVNKRLSGKAPDSTPGTLGG from the coding sequence GTGTTGATCTTTTCCTCTGAGTATGGCCGGTCGCAAGCGGCCGCTGGGTCGGAACCTGAATCAGCGCCGACCAGCCAGCCGGCGATTCCGTTGCGTTACCTGGTTCATCTGGAGCCCAATCTGGAAGCAGAGCGGTTTGAAGGCGCGGAAGATATTCAACTCCAGGTCCGCGCCACGGTTCGCGACATCACCCTGGATGCGGTGGATCTGGAGATCAGCCGTGCGGTGTTGCGCACCCCTTCGGGCGAACTGGCCTTGCGACCCGAAACCGACGACGTCGCGCAACAGTTGAGGCTGGTTGCCGAGCAGGAGGTCCCGCCAGGGGAGTATCACCTGGGCTTGAGGTTCCGGGGCAAGATCCACCGCGAACCGCACGGGCTCTGTTTCGTGCCGCCTACCGGCGCTCCCGACGCGCCGCCGATCCTGGCAAGTCGTCTCGCCCCCTGTTCTGCCCGTGAGGTTTTCCCTTGTTTTGACCAGCCGGGCCTGCGTGCCAGGATCCAACTTTCGATCAGAACCGCCCGTAAAAACGAGGCCGTTTCCAACCTGCCCACGATCGCTGAGCAACCGGTCGGCACCGATAAGGTCGTGATCTTTGCCGAGGCGCCCCCGATGCCGGTCTACCTGGTTTCGGTGGTTTGCGGGGAGTTGACCGCCGTCCAGGAACATCTGCCGACAACGACTCTGCGGATCCTGACCCTGCCCGGAAGCGAGCCTCTGGCGCAATACGCGCTGGGTCTTACCAAACAGCTGCTGCAATACTATGAGGATTACTTCGACGCGCCCTTTCCGCTTCCCAAACTCGACCAGGTTGCCCTGCCGTCCCCGTGGAGCGGCACCGCGATCGGCTGGGGCGCGGTCACGTACCCTTCCGGCACGGTTTTATTAAGTCCCGGGCAAACCACCCTGGCGCAGGAAAGGGTGGTCTTTGAACAGATCGCACGCGCCATGGCGCAGCAATGGCTCGGGGCGTTCGTCGGCTTTGCGTCGTGGAGCGACCTTTGGCTCGGAAAGGGACTGGCCTCCTGGATACAGGCCAAGGCAACCGAACACTTCCACCCGGACTGGAAGTTCTGGCTCGCGCAAACCCCGCAACTGGACGACCTGATGCTCAACGACGCCGGTGACGGCAGCCAGCCGATCCAGCGCCCGATTCACTCGCCGCAGGAAGCGTTCCAGGCCTATGAAGGCTACGCCCCGTTGAAAACGGAACGCCTGCTGAGGATGATTGAGGCGTTCGTGGGCGAGGCCGCGTTTCATGACGGGCTGAAATCGTTTTTGGTTTCGTACGCGCTTCGCACGGCGCAGAGCCAGGATTTCTGGTCGTCGATCGACAGCAAATCGAATCGCGAGGTGGCGGTGTGGGCCGCGCGGTGGTTTACGCAGCCCGGCTTACCGCTGGTCAAGATTACCTCCCAATGCATTAACGACCGGCGCATCGTCAGCCTGGAGCAGATGCGATTGACCCTCCGGCAGGAGGCAGCCGCGGGTGAACCGGAACAATGGACCATTCCGGTCGGTATTCTGAACGTGGCTCCGGCCGAACGAACCCGGTACGCCCTCCTTCAGAAGGTCACGGAGAACTTCGAGACGGGTCATTGCCAAGCGGCGATCAAGGCGAATCCCGGCGCGCTCGGCTATTTCCGGATCTGGTACGAACCCGCCCTGGTCGGGGATCTCGAAAAACGTTCGGATCTTCTTGACGAAAGCGACCGGGTCAACCTGTTGTCCGACGTTTTTGCAACGGTGCAGACCCAACGCACGCCGGTGTCCGTTTTCATGGACTTGGTTGATCGTTGGCGCGACGACCGCAGCTTGAATGTCTGGAGAGCCATTCGCCACGCCCTCATCGCATTGGACCAGATAGAAACGGGCGACAGCGGGCGAGAACGGTTCCAGAGCTGCGTGTGCACCTTGCTGGGTGACCGGTTCGAGCGCCTCGGCTGGGAACCGGTCGCCGGTGAACCGGCCGAGCGCAGCCAGGAACGAGCGGACCTGATCGAAACGCTTGGACACTTCGGCGACCGCGCCATTATCGATGAAGCCTTTCGCCGGTTTGAGGCGCTGCAAAAGGATCCGGCCGCCGTTCCGCCAAGTCTGAAGGGAACCGTGCTCCGGCTGGTGGGACGGTATTCCTCCGACGGTACGTTCAAGGCGCTTCAGGAGCTTGCCCGGAAGGAATCGTCCCCGGCGGACAAGCAGCTTTGCCTTGACGCGCTCGGAGCCGCCCTGGACCCGGACCTGGTCAGCATGTTCCTCGAACAGGAGGCGGCGCTCCCCAACATGAACCTGGCCTCATTCACCATTATCCTGGCAAATGTCGCCAAGGCAGGTGAACACGCCGATCTCGTGTGGCGTTACCTCAAGGGCCGGCCGGACCTGCTCGAAAACGCCGAACTTTGGCGCAACGGAGATCTGGTCAGCGCACTCGCGTTTGGTCTTAACACCCCGCAATTTCGCCAGGAGTTTCTGAGCGCCGCGCAAAACTTTTCCGGCGTGATCCCGAGTTCCCGCCTCAGCGACGCGCTGATGTTGCACGACCTCAAGGTGGATTTGGAGGCTGCCATTGAGCCCGCCCTGGACGCTTGGGTCAACAAACGGCTCAGCGGCAAAGCACCGGACTCCACCCCCGGCACCCTCGGCGGATAA